The following nucleotide sequence is from Pirellulales bacterium.
GCGCTCGCTTTCATCGCGATCTTCTTTTTCGCATTGCCGTTTCCGCTGATCGTGTTTGCTGCCGCGGTGATCGGCTTTTTTGGCAACCGCTGGAAGCCTGACTGGTTCAAGTCCGGCGGGCACGGCTCGGCGAAGAAGGGGAGCGAAGCGCCGGCAATGATCGACGCGGCGTTCGCAAACGAAACACCGGCGCACATCCGCCCGTCATTCTTGCGTTTTGCGATTGTGGCGGTCGTCGGCGGAGCAATCTGGCTTGGACCGCTCGCAATTCTTCTTGCGACCGTCGGACCAGCGAATGTTTTCACTTCGATTGCCGCGTTCAACAGCAAGATGGCGGTCGTCACCTTTGGCGGCGCCTACGCCGTTCTTGCTTACATGGCCCAGCAGGCGGTGGAGACCTCCCACTGGCTCAGGCCGGGAGAGATGTTGGTTGGCCTGGGGTTTGCGGAGACAACACCAGGGCCGCTGATCTCCGTCGTGCAATTCGTTGGATACATGGCCGCGTTTCGTCAGCCCGGCGCTCTCCCGCCGGGGTCCGCGGGGTTTCTCGGCGGCGCGCTAGCGATGTGGTCGACCTTTGTGCCGCCATTCCTCTGGGTCTTTCTCGGTGGGCCTTACATCGAAGCGCTGATCGGGAACAAATCGCTCAACGCCGCGCTCTCCGCGATCACGGCAGCCGTCGTCGGCGTGATCCTGAACCTCGCGATCTGGTTCGCACTGCACACGCTCTTCACACAGATGGTGCTCATGCGCGGGTATGGTTTTGCGTTCGATCTGCCGGTTCTTGGCAGCTCGAACTGGCCCGCTTTGTTCCTTTCCGTTGCGGCGATGATCGCGATGTTCCGCTTCAAGGCCGGCATGCTGCCAGTGCTGGCTGCATGCTCACTCGCCGGCGTCATTTACTATCTGCTTGGCCCGCATTAACGCCGTGCACATTGACGGGGCCGGACGAGGGTGGCGGAGTGTGTCCATGAAAAGAGCGCTCCTCCCAATTCTTGCCCTGACGCTGGTGCTTTCGGCGTGTGCCGATCGCCGCGACCGGGGTCCGCACGAGACCGACACGGATTTTCATCCGACGATCGATCTTTTGACAAAGTATGATGCCAACCACGACGGAACGATCACCCGCGCGGAAATGGAGGAAGGGCTCAAGAAGGAGTTCGACGCCGCCGACACGAACCACGACGGCAAGCTGGATCCGGACGAGGTAGCCGCGGTCAACGCGCAGCGTTGGAACGAAGACAAATCCACGGCATCGACCATCGTCGACTGGAACC
It contains:
- the chrA gene encoding chromate efflux transporter translates to MNDLQSGAAGHGVSFREAVWTWARIAALSFGGPAGQIAVMHRILVEEKRWIGEERFLHALNYCMLLPGPEAHELAIYIGWLLHRIRGGLVAGILFVLPGFVALGVLSWAYAEFGDAGFVQALFFGLKSAVLAVVLEAVLRVGRRALKSRALVVIAALAFIAIFFFALPFPLIVFAAAVIGFFGNRWKPDWFKSGGHGSAKKGSEAPAMIDAAFANETPAHIRPSFLRFAIVAVVGGAIWLGPLAILLATVGPANVFTSIAAFNSKMAVVTFGGAYAVLAYMAQQAVETSHWLRPGEMLVGLGFAETTPGPLISVVQFVGYMAAFRQPGALPPGSAGFLGGALAMWSTFVPPFLWVFLGGPYIEALIGNKSLNAALSAITAAVVGVILNLAIWFALHTLFTQMVLMRGYGFAFDLPVLGSSNWPALFLSVAAMIAMFRFKAGMLPVLAACSLAGVIYYLLGPH